One window from the genome of Mauremys mutica isolate MM-2020 ecotype Southern chromosome 4, ASM2049712v1, whole genome shotgun sequence encodes:
- the LOC123369130 gene encoding caspase recruitment domain-containing protein 8-like — protein sequence MAGAFYFPPLETTGEITCEKVQPLSTAPLAEGATGGVEVNIREDSTAGQGRKDKCKLCPTEEDPPQEMNPEIVQGPDGNQETYRVHLPGAGSFRCSETELGFEVRAAVTVQYRYNSWDQHLREWSTPEWLVIGPLFNIRAEPATAVAAVHFPHVLCLAGGQADISQMRIAHFTDVGMTLEEPTGVRPFHAVLENPSFSLYGVIFICSGFLSIPVHSMMLIYQALRAADTTLHLYLIPNDGSLEKAIRKHEEKHQSVSVDKPPQTNGPLYFGTDYTVCCSPEAEITPKKLTFSYTSWENRQPFIEVFIEEMKRSVQLSVTESSSNEPRWEATLRPKDVKRDASSGEHHAGGGTGKTMRDHLLDTLKNLRKGELKEFKSKLTDIELEEGYDHIPRGHLESTEPVEILDLLVKHYGNDYAVKVTMMVLEAINQRALAERLRSAVRCSLKD from the exons GAGGAGTAGAGGTGAACATCAGAGAAGATTCCACAGCAGGTCAAGGAAGAAAGGACAAATGCAAGTTATGTCCAACAGAGGAG GATCCTCCACAAGAAATGAACCCAGAGATTGTCCAGGGCCCAGATGGGAACCAGGAGACATACAG GGTTCATCTCCCCGGGGCAGGCTCGTTCCGTTGCTCTGAAACTGAACTAGGATTTGAGGTGAGGGCAGCCGTGACCGTCCAATACAGATACAACTCCTGGGATCAGCATCTGAGAGAATGGAGTACTCCTGAATGGTTGGTGATTGGCCCTTTGTTCAACATCCGGGCAGAACCGGCCACGGCTGTGGCAGCCGTTCACTTCCCGCACGTCCTGTGCCTGGCAG GGGGACAGGCTGACATTTCTCAGATGCGAATCGCCCATTTCACTGATGTGGGGATGACCCTGGAGGAGCCAACGGGGGTGAGGCCGTTCCACGCTGTGCTGGAGAACCCCAGCTTCTCCCTTTATGGAGTTATTTTTATCTGTTCTGGATTCCTGTCTATTCCAGTTCACTCCATGATGCTGATCTACCAGGCACTGCGGGCTGCAGACACAACCCTTCACCTCTACCTGATCCCCAATGACGGCTCACTAGAGAAG GCAATCAGAAAACATGAGGAGAAGCACCAGTCAGTTTCTGTGGACAAACCTCCTCAAACCAATGGGCCCCTGTACTTTGGCACTGATTATACGGTGTGCTGCTCTCCAGAGGCAGAGATAACACCCAAA AAACTGACATTTTCCTATACAAGTTGGGAGAATCGGCAGCCCTTCATTGAAGTCTTCATCGAGGAAATGAAGAGGAGTGTGCAGCTCAGCGTGACAGAGAGCTCATCCAATGAACCTCGCTGGGAGGCCACATTGAGACCAA AAGATGTTAAACGTGATGCATCGTCAGGAGAACACCACGCAG GAGGCGGCACAGGGAAGACAATGAGAGACCACCTCCTGGACACCCTGAAAAACCTCCGAAAGGGAGAGCTGAAGGAGTTCAAGAGCAAACTGACTGACATTGAGCTGGAGGAGGGATACGACCACATACCGCGAGGCCACCTGGAGAGTACAGAGCCTGTGGAGATCCTTGACCTGCTGGTCAAACATTATGGAAATGATTATGCGGTGAAGGTGACCATGATGGTGCTGGAAGCCATCAACCAGAGAGCCCTGGCAGAGAGATTGAGAAGTGCAGTGAGGTGTAGCCTAAAGGATTAA